The Glycine soja cultivar W05 chromosome 6, ASM419377v2, whole genome shotgun sequence genome has a window encoding:
- the LOC114416342 gene encoding uncharacterized protein LOC114416342, with protein sequence MKHFADARRRDVHFSVGDMVLVKLRPHRQRTVTGQPSGFSKLDKRFYGPFRVIERIGPVAYKLQLPDTARIHPVFHISLLKPFRSSEPDTTPYCSTLPSLYENDQLVVTPLAILDTRHSAGSALEVLVQWQGLTPDDTTWENWDQLREEYHLEDKVLPEGVKDDSKEAEGRPKRKKKIPTYLRDFV encoded by the coding sequence ATGAAGCATTTCGCGGATGCACGAAGACGCGATGTTCACTTCAGCGTTGGGGATATGGTCTTGGTCAAACTAAGACCCCATCGTCAAAGAACGGTGACGGGTCAACCCAGTGGTTTCTCTAAATTGGACAAACGGTTTTATGGGCCGTTTCGGGTCATTGAGCGGATTGGGCCAGTCGCTTATAAACTCCAGTTACCGGACACTGCTCGTATACACCCTGTTTTTCACATTTCACTCCTCAAACCTTTTCGATCTTCAGAACCCGATACTACCCCGTATTGCAGTACGTTGCCCAGTCTTTATGAGAACGACCAACTTGTGGTTACTCCGTTAGCTATTCTTGATACACGTCACTCTGCCGGATCTGCACTCGAGGTTCTTGTACAATGGCAAGGTTTGACTCCTGATGACACCACCTGGGAGAACTGGGATCAGTTGCGTGAAGAataccaccttgaggacaaggtgcttCCGGAAGGGGTGAAGGATGATAGCAAGGAAGCAGAAGGCAGacccaaaaggaagaagaagataccAACATACCTCAGAGACTTCGTTTGA
- the LOC114417146 gene encoding uncharacterized protein LOC114417146, giving the protein MGIGTVSRPFLRNDRLLVVIVTDRDLALMNAVKVVFPECKNLLCRFHIDKNVKAKCKSLVGQKNALDYVMDSWGNLVDCPSEQEFPEHLQRFQVACSPCPMFTDYVCETWIVPHKEKFILAWTNKVMHLGNTTTNRVESAHWSLKRILQNSVGDLCCVWDAMNNMMTLHHTEIRASFETSTHVVGHVLKKIIYKRLLGMVSRYALNEISIKFERVRYLKDNVSSCGCVLRTTLGLPCACELQRYEGGNIPLDAVHMYWRRLNFSDQGLCEAEVSIKEEMDRIYKRFDELDVCGKVTFKSKLREFTFPDETSMCPPPTKVKTKGAPKKVMKRSERSTKRDPSYWEYVDAYHSVQKSNTSVRPSASSFAPPKPARMIPMLDQFLPFMHGFIEDVVDVKADGNCGYRSVSALLGMGEECWAMMHNELIKELGKWSQDYIKIFGGTKRYEQLRLSLHVDGLSKVSMDKWMDITDMRYVIASRYNVILVSLSRQQSFTFFPLRSRPLADSAAHRIICVGHVYGSHFVQVFLKDCCPLPPMALLWSSNAYPKAKQWPTAYVGRMQQYLSLMTINTTHVINVHVYVCICTLDLCSCN; this is encoded by the exons ATGGGCATTGGAACGGTTTCGAGGCCTTTTTTAAGAAATGATCGCCTTCTTGTTGTTATTGTCACAGACAGAGACCTAGCCCTgatgaatgctgtgaaagttgTGTTTCCGGAGTGTAagaatttgttgtgcaggtttcacatagacaagaatgtgaaggcaaagtGTAAATCGCTTGTTGGTCAGAAGAATGCTTTGGACTACGTAATGGATAGTTGGGGTAACCTGGTAGATTGTCCTTCGGAACAGGAGTTCCCTGAGCACCTTCAAAGGTTTCAAGTAGCGTGTTCCCCGTGTCCAATGTTCACTGACTACGTATGTGAGACATGGATTGTCCCACATAAGGAGAAATTTATCTTGGCttggacgaataaggtgatgcacctaggcaacacaacaacaaatag ggttgaatctgctcattGGTCTTTGAAGAGGATATTACAgaatagcgttggagacctcTGTTGTGTTTGGGAtgcaatgaacaacatgatgacgCTGCATCACACTGAAATTAGagcatcatttgaaacaagtacGCATGTTGTTGGTCATGTTTTAAAGAAAATcatatacaagaggcttctagGAATGGTGTCAAGGTacgctttaaatgaaatttcgaTTAAGTTTGAGCGCGTACGTTATTTAAAAGACAATGTATCTTCTTGTGGGTGTGTCTTGAGAACCACACtaggtcttccttgtgcatgcgAGCTACAAAGGTATGAGGGTGGCAACATCCCACTGGATGCAGTCCATATGTACTGGAGGAGACTTAATTTTTCAGACCAGGGGCTATGTGAGGCCGAAGTgagcatcaaggaagagatggatagaatatataaaagattcgatgaacttgatgtttgtgggaAAGTTACTTTCAAGAGTAAACTCCGAGAATTCACGTTTCCCGATGAGACctctatgtgtcctcctccaacAAAGGTTAAGACGAAAGGTGCCCCGAAAAAGGTAATGAAAAGAAGCGAAAGATCGACAAAGCGTGATCCATCttattgggagtatgttgatgcttatcATTCGGTTCAAAAAAGCAACACCTCAGTCAGACCCAGTGCATCATCTTTTGCACCACCGAAGCCAGCAAGGATGATCcccatgttggatcaatttctgCCATTTATGCATGGTTTCATTGAGGATGTTGTTGATGTGAAAGCGGATGGTAATTGTGGATATCGGTCAGTTTCCGCTTTGTTAGGTATGGGAGAAGAGTGTTGGGCCATGATGCataatgaattgattaaagaacttggcaaatgGTCGCAAGACTACATAAAGATCTTTGGTGGCACGAAGAGATATGAACAACTGAGGTTGTCCCTACACGTGGATGGGTTATCCAAG GTTAGTATGGACAaatggatggatataacggatATGAGATATGTAATTGCGTCAAGatataatgtaatccttgtatcaTTGTCACGACAACAGAGCTTCACATTTTTTCCTCTCAGAAGTCGACCACTGGCCGATTCTGCTGCTCACCGCATAATATGCGTCGGCCATGTGTATGGcagtcattttgttcag GTTTTTCTGAAAGATTGTTGTCCCTTACCGCCTATGGCGttgttgtggtcaagcaatGCGTATCCGAAGGCAAAACAATGGCCAACTGCATATGTAGGTAGAATGCAGCAATACTTAAGCCTAATGACAATTAATACAACGCATGTAATTAATGTTcatgtatatgtatgtatatgtacaTTGGATTTATGTTCATGTAATTAA
- the LOC114416344 gene encoding protein MAIN-LIKE 1-like: MGCSSPHVSAPLGGLYSFRQQEFNPCTCLEAFRDLAQAGGFAWGAAALVHMYDHLNDASQAFTRQLGGYITLLQCWIYEHFPTVHTSVVHDAYDEGSPWACRWLTGKDHMTGIKGAPYRRRLDALSVTDVCWKPYGEHRRVKAFDLISSYTGQLRWGQIVVYVRPERVLRQFGYLQMVPSSPVCDSLTGDDIDYRWLNFPDHLVPSWELCVVPGQVAPDYMEWFFRISHPFITQTEETAAPRHSPPPHHEEFVEPPIPEVSVATDLPTHSVVHCEGFQGMTQDLGGIAEDLERVINLRMVTEGTDLHNIITRCLRRARGDTADGSLRPRQRRRID, from the exons ATGGGTTGTAGCAGCCCGCATGTATCTGCTCCACTTGGTGGGTTGTACTCTTTTCGCCAACAAGAGTTTAACCCATGTACATGTCTGGAGGCTTTCAGGGACCTGGCCCAGGCAGGGGGATTCGCCTGGGGAGCGGCTGCATTAGTCCACATGTACGACCATCTGAATGACGCGTCGCAGGCCTTTACACGACAGCTGGGCGGTTATATTACACTTCTCCAG TGCTGGATATACGAGCACTTTCCTACAGTGCATACATCTGTCGTTCATGATGCTTATGATGAGGGGAGCCCATGGGCCTGCAGGTGGCTTACGGGTAAGGATCATATGACGGGGATCAAGGGTGCCCCGTATCGGAGACGTTTGGATGCCCTGAGTGTGACTGACGTGTGCTGGAAGCCCTATGGTGAGCACCGGCGAGTCAAGGCCTTTGACTTGATATCGTCGTACACCGGCCAGCTCAGATGGGGTCAAATTGTGGTGTACGTTCGACCTGAGCGGGTTCTTCGACAGTTTGGCTACCTTCAGATGGTCCCTTCGTCGCCGGTTTGTGATTCTTTGACGGGTGATGATATAGATTATCGGTGGCTGAATTTTCCAGACCATTTGGTGCCTTCATGGGAGCTCTGTGTAGTTCCTGGACAGGTGGCGCCAGactacatggagtggttttttCGGATATCGCACCCATTCATCACGCAGACCGAGGAGACTGCTGCGCCGAGACATTCGCCTCCCCCTCATCATGAGGAGTTCGTCGAGCCACCCATCCCCGAGGTTTCAGTCGCGACCGATCTCCCTACGCATTCAGTG GTTCACTGCGAAGGATTTCAGGGGATGACTCAGGATTTAGGAGGGATTGCTGAGGATTTGGAGCGGGTCATCAACCTCAGGATGGTCACTGAGGGCACTGACTTACATAACATCATAACTCGTTGTTTGAGGAGAGCTAGAGGTGACACCGCAGATGGAAGTCTTAGACCGCGCCAGAGACGCCGCATAGATtag
- the LOC114416345 gene encoding protein MAIN-LIKE 2-like yields the protein MVRTRGLGHALGAGRGRGISEDTHEADVPLRCRPTASARRQWVRLREDVTERPEDMPQLHEDVPHVSDATLEMTGTADAVQTEGVATYGSLGSPAADEGFPGGPRDPSILTDFAEHVAHSIWSGQQRPDLKLVSHGRKVDKIGRPAPEIEGLIAGTGLSPLIRCSVITTDPGLIFAFVERWHRETSTFHLSVGELTITLDDVASLLHLPITGALHTFEPLVTSNAIGLLTELLEVSHEEATFETRQAGGPHVRLGWLRDLYQS from the exons atggttagaacacgaggtttaggtcatGCGTTAGGAGCTGGTAGAGGTAGAGGCATTAGTGAGGATACGCATGAGGCTGATGTTCCTCTGCGCTGCAGACCTACTGCTTCAGCACGTAGGCAATGGGTTCGTCTGCGTGAGGACGTGACAGAGAGACCTGAGGATATGCCTCAGTTGCATGAGGATGTTCCTCATGTGTCTGATGCCACACTAGAGATGACAGGCACCGCCGATGCTGTTCAGACAGAGGGAGTGGCTACTTATGGGAGCTTGGGGTCACCTGCTGCAGATGAGGGTTTCCCCGGTGGACCACGCGACCCATCGATTTTGACCGATTTTGCTGAGCATGTCGCACACAGCATCTGGAGTGGACAG CAACGACCCGATCTGAAGTTGGTCTCCCACGGTAGAAAAGTAGATAAAATTGGGAGACCAGCGCCTGAGATCGAAGGGTTGATTGCTGGCACCGGATTGAGTCCACTGATCAGGTGTTCTGTTATCACCACTGATCCTGGACTCATATTCGCCTTCGTCGAGAGGTGGCATCGCGAGACTAGCACGTTCCACCTGTCAGTAGGCGAGTTGACGATCACGTTGGATGACGTGGCGTCACTCCTACACCTTCCCATCACTGGCGCGCTGCATACGTTCGAGCCGCTTGTTACTTCAAACGCCATTGGTCTACTGACGGAGCTTCTTGAGGTCAGTCATGAGGAGGCTACATTTGAGACCCGACAGGCTGGTGGGCCTCATGTCCGGTTGGGGTGGCTTCGAGACTTGTATCAGAGCTAA
- the LOC114417145 gene encoding uncharacterized protein LOC114417145: MTNPIPETQIPDETLNPNATTEHYPQQEPPPPHTDPQFPETLSLPNPNSPNPNQDQDSTMQDSIPITLTVVDDDDDPEPGAATGGGGGTTTRRTTKRKKKGPKRTALERKSREKLQVIVETLKPIPFTPAKTLDFEKHQSLLQRLGLWDFVHVEFDSALRGDLIAQLIASYVPNYRCGYVNGVRINVNRADLGRALKLPVKKSGGGGAATVDSIDSAESIAFVEEVVYSWMLLHDDEAYIMPNDVLGWLSLIQDGNFEKVDWAGIIWFMVEKELKAPQLVSCYYASHLQHLIRTQHEELFNEGVEAVEEVVEEENDVKEEGEEEEEEEEEEGLKEVVDASGDVKMGEVDDGQVQELEEHRIELSLGQDNNVERVEMEKEQGGEEQMMDVSFEQSKEEEMPGMWLLDQKNCVGEPFLRPCHGGDVKGVEFEQLREDEGEDMQEHEEVEEVEEEEEEEEDGDEDEHEGGFHLSPKCIPMEGMSSGNGGLIQVMDAGQMPFGSGIDLRDNPVGDFLSSRDEPQMISGSSLFGNGHKRDNLGLDNHHSLNGSNKRLRGDSPWNSKPMDFEACIEQMEHWMGKARMMYATKDQACEESTMNQQLLINELQKRDNMIEHLHKAKLEETQKRQIEVYRFEKELYMMQSLVDGYRKALKETRKAFADYRASCPQGDDEPLYKDLPGSGGLVLTAVEVEREQLKKEAEERAKMRDFMIDFEKKTTDFESTWFGKFEAHMSTVESLSQRLLVLEDQVKHLNEVSATRKVSDPIESDPVEFKVSDPIESDPIESKVSDPIECNVSDPIECKVSDPIECAPTPEGETA, encoded by the coding sequence ATGACTAACCCAATCCCTGAGACTCAAATCCCCGAcgaaaccctaaaccccaacgCCACCACCGAACATTACCCACAACAagaaccaccaccaccacacaCCGATCCCCAATTCCCCGAAACCCTAAGCCTTCCCAATCCTAATTCCCCCAACCCTAACCAAGATCAAGATTCTACCATGCAAGACTCGATCCCCATCACCCTCACCGTCgtcgacgacgacgacgacCCGGAGCCCGGCGCTGCCACCGGCGGCGGTGGCGGCACCACCACCCGACGCACGACGAAGCGGAAGAAAAAGGGCCCTAAGAGAACCGCGCTGGAGAGAAAGTCTCGCGAGAAGCTCCAGGTTATCGTCGAAACCCTAAAGCCCATTCCTTTCACTCCCGCGAAAACCCTCGATTTCGAGAAGCACCAGAGCCTCTTGCAGCGGCTGGGGCTCTGGGACTTCGTCCACGTCGAGTTCGATTCGGCGCTCCGCGGCGATCTCATCGCGCAGCTCATCGCGAGCTACGTCCCCAACTATCGGTGCGGCTACGTCAATGGGGTTAGGATCAATGTGAACCGTGCCGATCTCGGCCGCGCCCTGAAGCTGCCGGTGAAGAAGTCTGGTGGCGGTGGCGCCGCCACCGTGGATTCGATAGACTCGGCGGAGTCTATAGCGTTTGTTGAGgaggtggtgtatagttggatGCTTCTGCATGATGATGAAGCTTACATCATGCCTAATGATGTTTTGGGGTGGTTGAGTTTGATCCAGGATGGGAATTTCGAGAAGGTTGATTGGGCGGGGATCATATGGTTCATGGTGGAGAAGGAATTGAAGGCGCCGCAGCTGGTGAGTTGTTACTACGCTTCACATTTGCAGCATTTGATTAGGACGCAGCATGAGGAGTTGTTCAATGAGGGGGTTGAGGCAGtggaggaggtggtggaagaAGAGAATGATGTGAAGGAGGAGggggaggaggaagaggaggaggaagaggaggaaggGTTGAAGGAAGTGGTGGATGCTAGTGGGGATGTGAAGATGGGCGAGGTAGATGATGGGCAGGTTCAGGAGTTGGAGGAACACCGTATTGAGTTGAGTCTCGGGCAAGATAATAATGTTGAGAGGGTTGAAATGGAGAAGGAGCAAGGTGGAGAGGAGCAGATGATGGATGTGAGTTTTGAGCAGTCTAAGGAGGAGGAGATGCCTGGGATGTGGCTTTTGGATCAGAAGAACTGTGTGGGGGAGCCGTTTTTGCGGCCTTGTCATGGTGGTGATGTTAAGGGTGTGGAGTTTGAACAATTGagagaggatgagggagaagACATGCAGGAACATGAGGAGGTGGAGgaggtggaggaggaggaggaagaagaggagGATGGTGATGAGGATGAACATGAGGGTGGGTTCCATCTCTCGCCTAAGTGTATTCCTATGGAGGGGATGTCTTCTGGGAATGGGGGTCTCATTCAAGTGATGGATGCTGGACAGATGCCTTTTGGTTCTGGGATTGATCTTCGTGATAATCCGGTGGGAGATTTTCTGTCGTCTAGGGATGAGCCCCAGATGATTTCTGGTTCATCACTTTTTGGGAATGGTCACAAGAGAGACAACCTTGGCCTGGATAATCATCATTCTCTGAATGGCAGTAACAAGCGGCTGAGAGGTGATAGTCCGTGGAACTCCAAGCCAATGGACTTTGAAGCATGCATCGAACAGATGGAGCATTGGATGGGGAAAGCTAGAATGATGTATGCAACAAAAGATCAGGCTTGCGAAGAATCTACAATGAATCAGCAACTCTTGATTAATGAGCTCCAGAAACGAGATAACATGATTGAGCATTTGCATAAGGCAAAGTTAGAAGAGACTCAGAAAAGACAGATTGAGGTATATAGGTTTGAGAAGGAACTTTATATGATGCAAAGCCTTGTTGATGGCTACAGAAAAGCCTTGAAAGAAACACGGAAGGCTTTTGCTGACTATAGAGCAagttgtcctcaaggtgatgaTGAACCACTTTACAAGGATCTTCCTGGGTCTGGGGGCCTTGTTTTGACTGCGGTGGAGGTGGAAAGGGAACAGCTGAAGAAGGAAGCTGAAGAAAGGGCAAAGATGAGAGATTTTATGATAGATTTTGAAAAGAAGACTACAGATTTTGAATCCACTTGGTTTGGTAAATTTGAAGCTCATATGAGTACAGTTGAATCCCTAAGTCAGAGGTTGCTGGTTTTGGAGGACCAagtaaaacatttgaatgaagTGAGTGCTACTCGCAAGGTTTCTGATCCCATTGAATCTGATCCCGTTGAATTCAAGGTTTCTGATCCTATTGAGTCCGATCCCATTGAAAGTAAGGTTTCTGATCCCATTGAATGCAACGTTTCTGATCCCATTGAATGTAAGGTTTCTGATCCTATTGAATGTGCTCCAACACCTGAAGGAGAAACTGCTTAG
- the LOC114417144 gene encoding PLASMODESMATA CALLOSE-BINDING PROTEIN 5-like, producing the protein MPTPKSLVLSLLLLLGLCSGGGGGGAPPQELWCVAKNNAEDAALQAALDWACGAGGADCRPIQRGGPCYDPTSVQNTASFAFNDYFLKHGMTDDSCDFNNNAAVTSLNPSHDNCKFPSGKSGSNGSFSGSTPTSSVGLGPSKDFSGCSRVSWGWWWFWPLSLIGHLMFMVSVFG; encoded by the exons ATGCCCACCCCAAAAAGCCTCGTTCTTTCGCTCCTCCTCCTTCTGGGCCTCTGTTCCGGCGGCGGTGGCGGTGGCGCTCCGCCGCAGGAGCTGTGGTGCGTGGCGAAGAACAACGCGGAGGACGCGGCGCTGCAGGCCGCGCTGGACTGGGCCTGCGGGGCCGGCGGCGCCGACTGCCGCCCAATCCAGCGCGGTGGGCCCTGCTACGACCCCACCAGCGTCCAGAATACGGCGTCGTTTGCCTTCAACGACTATTTTCTGAAACATGGCATGACCGACGATAGCTGCGACTTCAACAACAACGCTGCCGTCACTTCCTTGAACCCTA gtCATGATAATTGCAAGTTTCCCTCCGG TAAGAGTGGGAGCAATGGGAGTTTTTCTGGATCAACGCCCACTTCATCTGTTGGATTGGGACCCAGTAAAGATTTCAGTGGGTGCTCGAGAGTTTCTTGGGGATGGTGGTGGTTTTGGCCTTTGAGTTTGATCGGGCATTTGATGTTTATGGTTTCTGTTTTTGGATGA
- the LOC114417143 gene encoding RING-H2 finger protein ATL40-like gives MNVFDNDHDEETFGQYHSNVNRTILYVSMVSFAMVLFLVFVLYLYARCVLRGRSRHRAAIRRLTIAALHVSDLDAVAATHRHAEPPNSGLDPAIIASLPTFAVKAKVLEGGCSGATVVECAVCLSALEGEEKAKLLPNCNHFFHVDCIDTWLDSHSTCPLCRAEVKPRLEPQDREGPVGLAIDGAPPLGVGVDGGGESSKINGSNSRISSFRRILSRERSSRRIQPSGYDDEDGGVDQDLERQ, from the coding sequence ATGAATGTCTTCGACAACGATCACGATGAAGAAACATTTGGTCAATACCATAGCAACGTGAACAGAACAATATTGTACGTGTCCATGGTTTCCTTCGCAATGGTCTTGTTCCTCGTCTTCGTTCTCTACCTCTACGCCCGGTGCGTCCTAAGGGGCAGGTCCCGCCACCGCGCCGCCATCCGCCGCCTCACCATCGCCGCGCTTCACGTCTCTGACCTCGACGCCGTCGCCGCCACACACCGCCACGCCGAACCACCAAACTCGGGGCTCGACCCTGCCATCATAGCGTCACTGCCAACCTTCGCCGTCAAGGCAAAGGTTTTAGAAGGTGGTTGCAGTGGCGCTACGGTGGTGGAGTGTGCCGTGTGCTTGAGTGCTCTAGAAGGCGAAGAAAAAGCCAAGTTGCTTCCGAATTGTAACCACTTTTTTCACGTGGATTGCATTGACACGTGGCTGGATTCCCACTCCACGTGTCCTCTTTGTCGAGCCGAGGTCAAACCTCGGCTCGAACCACAGGACCGCGAGGGTCCTGTTGGTCTTGCTATCGATGGTGCACCTCCACTTGGTGTAGGtgttgatggtggtggtgaatCATCCAAAATTAATGGTTCTAATTCGCGGATAAGCTCGTTTAGAAGGATTCTCAGTAGGGAAAGATCTTCAAGAAGAATCCAACCCTCTGGCTATGATGATGAGGATGGTGGTGTTGATCAAGATTTGGAAAgacagtga